The segment TACAATTACTTTTTTGGGTTCTGTACACTCTAGTCTGGATGTGATGGGAACAGCAGTGACTGAAGGTGACTTAGGTACCAAAGCTGGAAAGGTTGACACTGATGTAGTCGATACTTACAGCTTCGATTACATAGGCGATGCTACCACGTTGAACTTTAAGACAATAGCTGCAACAGGAAATGACCTATATCTACCCACGATCTCCATCGAATATGCTCCAGCAGTGGCAGAACTAAATGGACTAACAGAAGTTTGGGATTTTGGCGCAGAGCAGTTGAACGAAGAACTCTATATCAACAACCTGAATGTAGACGTGATGAATGCATGGTTTCCTGGAGTTGATCCTGGGACAAGAGCTCAAAATATAGGAGGGTTTACCAATGGGGTATTGACATTTGTGGGTGTTGCAGGTAGTGATAGAATCAGAACTACCAACGAGTTACTAACCCGTACTGATGAAAACATTAGTGATAATGGAACTGGATATACTGGCCGTCTTTATATCAACTCATCAGCCAAACGTGACCGTTACTTGAGTTTGTATTTGAGCGAAGATGACGAAGTGACCATTGTGAGTCGAGCCGATGCAGCAGGTAATTTGGTTTTTGAGTACATGGGTGATCCAGAAGCTCAAACCGATATTTTTGCATTGACCACCACTCCTACTCCATATAGTTTTGTTGCCAAAGAGACTGGAGAATATCAAATCTATGATAACCTAGGCAAGCCTAGCTACTACAGAATCTACCACAAGAATGCGGACTATTATACTTTGACTGGAACAGTGGATGTGACGGATGCAGCGTCTATTCCTGATGGTTACCAGATATCGTTTACCAATGAGGCTGGAAAGGAGTGGTTGGCAGATGTTGACGCAGGTTCTTATAGCGTTGATCTTCCATCTGGCTATAGCTATGATTTGGACCTGGTCGGAGCGAATGGCTATGTGATCAATACAGGAAAAACCATTGCAATCGATGAAACAACGACAACTTTCGATGTAGCCATAGTGGAAGTGAGTTTGAATACCGTGACTGGATCGATTACAGGTTTGGGAGAAAATATCTCAACTCTGAATTTAGAGTTCACGGATCAATCCGAAGGAAAATCTTATGTACCTGTGCCGGTTATAGATACAGAAGCAGGAACTTATCGTGTTGATCTTGAGATCAACAGCACATACACGATAGCCGCCCTAGGAGTCAATGACTTTTCATTGGAAAATACCAGTATCAGCATGGCAGAAGAAGCAGCCACATTGAATCTGACATTTACAGAAAAACCGCGTCATGCTGTAACGATCGCTGCTCCTTTCTTGAATCAGGAGCAGTTGACAAAGTTGCGTTTGACCTTCAGTAACTTGCATGAAGCAGGGTATGAATATGGTTTTGATGGTACCGAAGGCATCGCTTTGAGAGATGGGACCTATGCTGTGTCTTACGATGGACTGGATGAGTATGCAGTCGAATTGGCATTGACCTCTAACTTGAAAGTAGAAGGAACTGTAGTGAGTAAAACCCTGTCTTTTGAACCGGTTACCAATTGGTCATTTGATGACAAAATCATAACTAACGCGACTGCAGCCTACAAGGGCTTGGTCCTGACAGGCAATATTGCCAACGAAATAGCCAAAGGTCATATTACTGCCAAACCAGAAGCAACCATCCAAGTACCTGTGTCAGTGGGTCAGAAGGTAACAGTGAGCTATTACTATTCAGCTGACCTTTCATTTGACGGAGGAGAGGCGATCACGACTGCTACCAGTTCTACCAATACTGCTGAGTCAGCACAGTTCATCTACGCAGGTACCGAAGCAGGTATGGTGACGATTACCATAGGTAGCGGAGCGGGCACAACTTATATCTCAGACATTACAGTGTCTGATGTAGTAGCATATGCAGAGGTGATTACAGTAGGTACAAACAAAGACTATCAAACCATCAATGAGGCATTAAATGCGGTCGCTGCAATGAACCGCTCAAATGGAGAGAGAGTTACGATCATGATTGATCCAGGAAACTATGAAGAAATGCTGGTTGTCAATCAGGCCAATGTCACCTTGAAGAATGCCGCTGCTACACCAGATATCGCTTTGAAAGATGCGGGTGTTGGAATCTCTGACAATGCCGTCCGAATCACTTCTTACTACGGTCATGGTTACAGCTACTATAGCATGAGTTCAGACCAAAAATGGCATGCAGATGTATTGGCAGTCAACAGAGCCAACGGTCAATTGTCTTATGAGAATGTAGGTTCTGGTTCAGACAAAGGTTCATATTGGAACGCCACAGTGGTCGTGAGTGCCAGTGGGTTCGAAGCAGAAAACATCATTTTTGAGAATTCTTTCAATCAATACATTTCACAAAAGGAATCAGAAGATGTCGTAGTGATGTGGGCATCAGGAGGAAAAGGTGAGCGCCCAACTGATGCTGGTAATACTGCTGTTCAAAACAAAAGCTTTGTGGAGCGTGCTGCCGCCATTTCCATCACCAACAATGTAGACAAGGTGTTTTTGAAGGAATGTCGTGTGGTTGGTCGTCAGGATTCATTCTATGGAGGCAAGGGCTCAAGAGTGGCTGTGTACAAAGGAGCCATGATGGGTGGTACGGATTACCTATTTGGTGGTATGACTGCTGTGTTTTACAAATCTGATTTGGTCATGAACACCAGCGCTGACAAAAATGATGTCTCATACCTCACCGCAGCACAGCAGGAAAGTGGAAGAGGCTACTTGATGTATGCGTGTACAGTTACCTCTGCAGAGCCAGGTACAGAGACAGCATCTACCGAGAGATCCAAACCAGGGTACTTCGGACGTCCTTGGCAAGCTGCTACGAGTGAAGTTGTATTCTTCAATACCACCGTTGAAACTTCTGATTTTGAAGGATCTGAAGGCAAGTCATTGATCATTCCTGTTGGGTGGCTGAGCTCTTTGGGTGGTGAATCTCCTAAGATGTATGAGTTTGGCACAATCGAGGAGTCAGGAGAAGACAATCAATCTGTCCGTGCATCTTGGTCTACCGTGTTGTCAGGAGGTACGCTTGCTGATGCAACAGAAATTACACCTTTCAATTTTACCAAAGGCAATGATGATTGGGATCCATTTGCCCTATTGATCGAGCAAGAAGAGGAAGAAGAGGTGGAAGAACCTGAAGTATTGGAAATCCCAAACGATAAGCTGACTGCTACACATATTTACGCTTTTGAAAATGAAATTTATGTTTCCAATGTCAACTCATTGACCCAAGTTCGTGTGTACAACATGATGGGGAGATTGGTAAAGACTCTGGAAACCAAGGAGAATACAAGTTTTTATCTCAACAACGGTTTGTGGATTGTGAGAGTACAATCGGCTGATGGTCAAAAAGCCGCAAAAGTGCTAACGCGCTAAAGCGCATCAATTACGGACGAGAACTGAGGGTTTCAATATTTGAAACCCTCTTTTTTTGTTTGCAATTCAAAACAGTATTTGTAAATTCCTCTGAATGAGGTTTTTCAGAAAAACCTCTCTTTAACCTGTACTTTAGAACAATTGAAGCTTATTTTTACTTTTTATTTACCTTAATCACCTACATCCTCCATGGATCATCTCAAGAATTTGAAACCAATCAAAAAACTCCTAGTAGCTAACAGAGGAGAAATTGCCATCAGAATTTTACGAGCAGCGAGTGAGCTCAACATCCGTACGGTTGCGATGTACACCTACGAAGATCGCTATTCACTGCATAGGTACAAGGCAGACGAAGCTTATCAGATTGGTGCCAATGATGCGCCTTTGAAACCCTACTTGGATATTGATGAGATCATTTCAGTGGCGAAAAACAACGGTGTAGATGCCATCCATCCAGGCTATGGTTTCTTGTCCGAAAACGTGACTTTCGTCCGAAAAATCCAAGAAGCTGGGATGATCTTCGTCGGACCAGATCCAGAGGTCATGGAGCGTCTGGGTGACAAAGTAGCTGCCAAGAAAATCGCGATCAGCGCCAATGTGCCGATCATTCAGGACAGTGAAGAGGATATCAACTCCGTAGAGATCGCGATGAAGGAGGCCAAGCGAATCGGATTCCCTGTCATGGTCAAGGCAGCAGCA is part of the Reichenbachiella agarivorans genome and harbors:
- a CDS encoding pectinesterase family protein gives rise to the protein MSKKTYLSIVLIWLGIALTYGQNTNAQTYDFRVEENVVDGQTIDELVAFTGNYSYHGGTYGLNLKVDAEINIAVEGSCTITFLGSVHSSLDVMGTAVTEGDLGTKAGKVDTDVVDTYSFDYIGDATTLNFKTIAATGNDLYLPTISIEYAPAVAELNGLTEVWDFGAEQLNEELYINNLNVDVMNAWFPGVDPGTRAQNIGGFTNGVLTFVGVAGSDRIRTTNELLTRTDENISDNGTGYTGRLYINSSAKRDRYLSLYLSEDDEVTIVSRADAAGNLVFEYMGDPEAQTDIFALTTTPTPYSFVAKETGEYQIYDNLGKPSYYRIYHKNADYYTLTGTVDVTDAASIPDGYQISFTNEAGKEWLADVDAGSYSVDLPSGYSYDLDLVGANGYVINTGKTIAIDETTTTFDVAIVEVSLNTVTGSITGLGENISTLNLEFTDQSEGKSYVPVPVIDTEAGTYRVDLEINSTYTIAALGVNDFSLENTSISMAEEAATLNLTFTEKPRHAVTIAAPFLNQEQLTKLRLTFSNLHEAGYEYGFDGTEGIALRDGTYAVSYDGLDEYAVELALTSNLKVEGTVVSKTLSFEPVTNWSFDDKIITNATAAYKGLVLTGNIANEIAKGHITAKPEATIQVPVSVGQKVTVSYYYSADLSFDGGEAITTATSSTNTAESAQFIYAGTEAGMVTITIGSGAGTTYISDITVSDVVAYAEVITVGTNKDYQTINEALNAVAAMNRSNGERVTIMIDPGNYEEMLVVNQANVTLKNAAATPDIALKDAGVGISDNAVRITSYYGHGYSYYSMSSDQKWHADVLAVNRANGQLSYENVGSGSDKGSYWNATVVVSASGFEAENIIFENSFNQYISQKESEDVVVMWASGGKGERPTDAGNTAVQNKSFVERAAAISITNNVDKVFLKECRVVGRQDSFYGGKGSRVAVYKGAMMGGTDYLFGGMTAVFYKSDLVMNTSADKNDVSYLTAAQQESGRGYLMYACTVTSAEPGTETASTERSKPGYFGRPWQAATSEVVFFNTTVETSDFEGSEGKSLIIPVGWLSSLGGESPKMYEFGTIEESGEDNQSVRASWSTVLSGGTLADATEITPFNFTKGNDDWDPFALLIEQEEEEEVEEPEVLEIPNDKLTATHIYAFENEIYVSNVNSLTQVRVYNMMGRLVKTLETKENTSFYLNNGLWIVRVQSADGQKAAKVLTR